One Coffea arabica cultivar ET-39 chromosome 5e, Coffea Arabica ET-39 HiFi, whole genome shotgun sequence DNA segment encodes these proteins:
- the LOC113688553 gene encoding fasciclin-like arabinogalactan protein 7: protein MEGKLFFMIISMLVVWCSTSVNSQSVGSPPISSPAPAPAPEHVNLTHLLSYAGPFHTFLNYLEKTKVLETFQNQANNTEEGITIFAPTDDAFSKLKNPSLSNLTDDQIKSVLLFHALSHYYSLSDFKNLSEMSPVMTYAGGQYTLNFTDVSGDVSIDSGWTKTKVSSSVVATDPIAVYEIKNVLLPEAIFGAGIPPTAAPAPAPHIAPSADTPVADVGGSNSSPKSSPSSSCKISNLGILTQLILAIASGVVLMFS, encoded by the coding sequence ATGGAAGGTAAATTGTTTTTCATGATTATTTCAATGTTGGTGGTTTGGTGCTCTACATCAGTCAATTCACAATCTGTTGGATCTCCTCCAATCTCAAGTCCAGCACCAGCTCCAGCCCCAGAACATGTGAACCTCACACACTTACTTTCTTATGCTGGTCCATTCCACACCTTCCTTAACTACCTTGAGAAGACCAAAGTCttagaaactttccaaaaccAAGCCAACAATACTGAAGAAGGCATTACAATTTTTGCCCCAACAGATGATGCCTTCTCCAAGCTCAAGAACCCATCTCTGTCTAATCTCACCGATGACCAGATTAAATCAGTCCTCCTTTTCCATGCCTTATCGCATTACTACTCCCTATCAGACTTCAAGAACCTTAGCGAAATGAGCCCGGTGATGACCTATGCCGGTGGACAATACACCTTGAATTTCACAGATGTGTCTGGAGATGTATCTATTGATTCAGGATGGACTAAAACAAAAGTCAGTAGCAGTGTTGTTGCAACTGACCCTATCGCCGTTTATGAGATAAAAAATGTTCTTCTTCCAGAAGCGATTTTTGGCGCTGGCATTCCACCAACTGCAGCACCCGCACCTGCTCCTCATATTGCCCCTTCTGCAGATACCCCTGTTGCTGATGTTGGTGGGAGCAATTCGTCTCCAAAATCATCTCCGTCTTCCTCTTGCAAGATTAGCAACTTGGGTATCTTAACTCaattgattttggcaattgcAAGTGGAGTAGTTTTAATGTTCTCCTAA